The Methylomicrobium lacus LW14 genome window below encodes:
- a CDS encoding YfhL family 4Fe-4S dicluster ferredoxin, with translation MALKIDDECINCDVCEPECPNGAISQGEEFYVIDPALCTECVGHYDEPQCMAVCPVDCIDRDPEYPEDKESLYQKYLKLTTA, from the coding sequence ATGGCCCTTAAAATCGACGACGAATGCATCAATTGCGATGTCTGCGAGCCGGAATGCCCGAACGGCGCCATATCCCAAGGCGAAGAGTTTTACGTGATCGATCCCGCATTGTGCACCGAATGCGTCGGCCATTATGACGAGCCGCAATGCATGGCGGTGTGCCCGGTCGACTGTATCGACAGGGATCCCGAGTATCCCGAGGACAAGGAATCGTTGTATCAGAAATATCTGAAATTAACGACGGCTTGA
- a CDS encoding DUF3570 domain-containing protein has protein sequence MAAIKGDQAALGGANPSQSPLGALTAAALALPGLVCHTVQAADDQFEVQYGHYQEENRQLFGVESKFRPIEVDSLQGSGNLKLTDRVKFSFHYTQDTWSGATPVSTAPLDMRGNSTLNSPDGVTGATPLITSTAPLFFDSQLNILRTNGFGKLIGGVDNRLVHTLSSASPETRKQGDFKLGYEWDEAAVDVGGGISLEDDYESRFVNLGGRLDFNQKLTTVSGGLSYTASDTKARLDHDILGYVNTDAYTNQIEITGENGKIVHGNRKDWGAHFGLTQVLNKNALIDAGLGYTYSDGYMENPYKVVEIAFLEAATNRDYAYSGQVQAFLEQRPNVRHQLSGNVGYKQYIGAFDAALHFNYRYYVDDWGINAHTFEADWGQPLGRGWTVTPRIRYYSQDAADFYAPYLTTQQNYADLNRKLLPDNFSSDHRLSGYGALSGGITIDKQFAKGVNIGLGFEYYTHQGGLKLGGSGEGDYADFDYWAVNGALKVNLEALAASGDHGSHAHHQHHHGAMAPAGVMFDHMLGKGGFMVGYRYMYGSQGGDMLHGSNLVGDQAIVANGCGPNPCFVKPNSMAMHMHMLDIMYAPTDWLNLMVMPQFMDMSMTMRRLSGAPPDDEAPDGGGVHIPHHVENGHETGGISDMGVYALFKVLDAGHHHLHMGLGLSIPFGDVDIELRRNHQVDGGLIHYGMQLGSGTLDFKPSVTYTGNYDSWSWGAQLSGTKRLEKSGETGYRLGDIFQSTAWGGYNLTHWLSANVRGVYTIQGAIDGQFNQYIDQLGPMDYPMNYGGRFWDVGFGLNAMVPGGDLAGNALGVEWLQPVGTDYNGYQLDRDGTLSATWHYAF, from the coding sequence GTGGCTGCTATTAAAGGGGATCAGGCGGCATTGGGCGGCGCAAATCCATCTCAATCTCCACTCGGCGCACTGACTGCCGCCGCGTTGGCCTTGCCTGGACTGGTGTGCCATACGGTTCAAGCGGCGGATGATCAGTTCGAAGTTCAATACGGTCATTATCAGGAGGAGAATCGCCAGCTTTTCGGGGTCGAGAGTAAATTTCGTCCGATCGAAGTCGATTCCCTGCAAGGCAGCGGCAACCTCAAATTAACGGACCGCGTCAAGTTTTCCTTCCACTACACGCAGGATACCTGGTCGGGTGCCACGCCGGTCTCGACGGCGCCTTTGGATATGCGTGGCAACAGCACTCTGAACTCCCCTGATGGCGTGACGGGCGCAACCCCACTCATCACTAGTACTGCGCCATTATTTTTCGACTCGCAATTAAATATATTGCGCACGAATGGGTTCGGAAAATTGATCGGTGGCGTCGATAACCGGTTGGTTCATACGCTTTCATCCGCTTCGCCGGAAACTCGGAAACAAGGCGATTTCAAGCTCGGTTACGAATGGGACGAAGCTGCGGTGGATGTCGGTGGCGGCATTTCGTTGGAGGACGACTACGAGTCGCGTTTCGTGAATCTGGGGGGGCGGCTGGATTTCAATCAGAAGTTGACGACTGTGAGCGGCGGATTGAGTTATACCGCTAGCGACACCAAGGCCAGACTGGATCACGATATTCTGGGATATGTCAACACCGACGCATATACCAATCAGATCGAGATTACTGGTGAGAATGGCAAAATCGTTCATGGTAATCGGAAGGATTGGGGCGCGCATTTCGGCCTGACGCAGGTATTGAACAAGAATGCGCTGATCGACGCCGGGCTCGGATATACCTATAGCGATGGCTATATGGAAAACCCCTATAAGGTCGTCGAGATCGCGTTTCTAGAAGCGGCAACAAACCGAGACTATGCCTATTCGGGACAGGTGCAGGCGTTCCTTGAACAAAGGCCGAATGTCCGGCATCAATTAAGCGGCAATGTTGGTTACAAGCAATACATTGGCGCCTTCGATGCGGCATTGCATTTCAATTATCGCTACTATGTCGACGATTGGGGCATCAACGCGCATACTTTCGAAGCGGATTGGGGGCAGCCTTTGGGTCGCGGCTGGACGGTGACTCCGCGAATTCGTTATTACTCGCAGGATGCGGCCGATTTTTACGCGCCTTATCTGACGACCCAGCAGAACTATGCCGATTTGAACCGCAAGTTGCTGCCGGATAATTTTTCGAGCGACCACCGCTTGTCGGGTTATGGCGCGCTGAGCGGCGGCATCACGATCGACAAACAATTCGCGAAGGGCGTCAATATCGGTTTGGGATTCGAGTATTACACCCACCAGGGCGGCCTGAAGCTGGGCGGAAGTGGCGAGGGCGATTACGCCGATTTCGATTACTGGGCCGTCAACGGCGCGCTGAAGGTGAATCTGGAGGCGCTGGCGGCGAGCGGCGATCATGGCAGTCATGCGCACCATCAGCACCATCACGGCGCGATGGCGCCGGCCGGAGTGATGTTTGATCACATGCTCGGCAAGGGCGGCTTCATGGTCGGCTACCGCTATATGTACGGCAGTCAAGGCGGCGACATGCTGCACGGCTCGAATCTGGTCGGCGACCAAGCCATCGTGGCTAACGGCTGCGGGCCGAATCCCTGCTTCGTCAAGCCGAACAGCATGGCGATGCACATGCACATGCTCGACATCATGTATGCGCCGACCGACTGGCTGAATTTGATGGTGATGCCGCAATTCATGGATATGAGCATGACGATGCGGCGTTTGAGCGGGGCGCCGCCGGACGACGAAGCGCCGGACGGCGGCGGTGTACACATTCCGCATCACGTCGAGAACGGCCACGAAACCGGCGGCATCAGCGACATGGGCGTTTATGCCTTATTCAAAGTGCTCGACGCCGGTCATCATCATCTGCACATGGGCCTGGGTCTCAGCATCCCGTTCGGCGACGTCGATATCGAACTGCGTCGCAACCACCAGGTGGACGGCGGTCTGATCCATTACGGCATGCAGCTCGGCAGCGGCACGCTCGATTTCAAACCGAGCGTGACGTATACCGGCAATTACGACAGCTGGTCATGGGGCGCGCAGCTCAGCGGAACCAAGCGGCTCGAAAAAAGCGGCGAAACTGGGTATCGATTAGGCGATATTTTCCAGTCGACCGCCTGGGGCGGCTACAATTTGACGCATTGGCTGTCGGCGAACGTACGTGGCGTCTATACGATCCAAGGTGCAATTGATGGTCAGTTCAACCAATACATCGATCAGCTGGGGCCGATGGATTATCCGATGAACTATGGCGGCCGTTTCTGGGACGTCGGTTTCGGCCTCAATGCCATGGTGCCGGGCGGCGATCTGGCCGGCAATGCGCTGGGCGTCGAATGGCTGCAGCCGGTCGGCACCGATTACAATGGCTATCAGCTGGACCGCGACGGCACCTTGTCGGCGACCTGGCATTATGCCTTCTAG
- the coaD gene encoding pantetheine-phosphate adenylyltransferase — protein sequence MKITAIYPGTFDPITRGHLDLIARASRLYDKVIVAVALNKGKTPLFTMAERVELAAAVTTEFPNVEVSGFDTLLVEFARKQGAHVIIRGLRAVSDFEYEFQLAGMNRRLAPELETVFLTPAEQYEFISSSMIREIAQLKGDVASFVPDLVHQRLIEKFS from the coding sequence ATGAAAATCACCGCGATTTACCCCGGCACCTTCGACCCGATCACCCGTGGGCATCTGGATCTGATTGCCAGGGCGTCCCGCCTGTATGACAAGGTCATCGTCGCGGTCGCGCTGAACAAAGGCAAGACGCCGTTGTTTACGATGGCAGAGCGCGTCGAGCTGGCCGCGGCGGTCACGACCGAATTTCCCAATGTCGAGGTCAGCGGCTTCGATACCCTGCTGGTCGAATTCGCGAGGAAGCAGGGCGCCCATGTGATAATACGCGGCCTGCGCGCGGTATCGGACTTCGAATACGAGTTTCAACTGGCCGGCATGAACCGCCGTTTGGCGCCCGAGCTCGAAACGGTGTTTTTAACCCCGGCCGAGCAATATGAATTTATTTCATCGAGCATGATCAGAGAGATAGCACAACTGAAAGGAGACGTAGCGAGCTTCGTTCCCGACCTTGTGCATCAGCGTTTAATCGAAAAATTTAGTTAG
- the glnE gene encoding bifunctional [glutamate--ammonia ligase]-adenylyl-L-tyrosine phosphorylase/[glutamate--ammonia-ligase] adenylyltransferase yields the protein MHPVESALTVPAELQEIHAANLQKMTERLAELNLALPGSPALAESLPRVWCGSAFVAEQCGKSPDLLIDLIDSGDLTRVYPANFYPDQLNALAVDSENALMSELRKFRRREMVRIAWRDLAGWADLQETLMDLSQLADACIRHALDFLYRQATEKRGTPVFRDGRPMQIIVLGMGKLGAYELNYSSDIDLIFAFPEEGALQDRKETSYSEFFTRLCQSLVRVLDDITADGFVFRTDIRLRPYGDSGAVIMTFDGMENYYLTQAREWERYAMIKARQVAGDFEAGKQLMAMLQAFVYRRYLDYGAFEELRSLKRQITQELKRKDRMENVKLGPGGIREIEFIGQAFQLIRGGKEKSLQVRGIMDVLKRLGELNLLTAEDAEQLQQSYRFLRIVENHIQQYQDKQTHDLPVSSEARSALAFSLGFACWDDFKRELDRVRSAVHEVFGQVFSLGKQESPQEAGRLAWNGDNDDAERLKAYGFADVEATLENLEAFKDSAPVRRLTAKGAAVLDRLMPQVIEAMREFERPDEVFKRVLDIFTAVAGRTVYLTLLSENPQALSLLLRLAAASPWICRYLAQYPVVFDELIDARSLFAPLNKKDLAAQLDWLLHSTDAEDLEQVMILLRQFKQQQVLKVVAADLMGAIPLMVVSDYLTYIAESIVEKVVERAWLALVQKHGTPPGCDSMQSGFAVIGLGKFGGIELGYGSDLDLVFIYDCADDNALTSGDKPISTAQFYGRLGLRVRHILDTKMLSGVLYEVDMRLRPNGDSGLLVCHINGYEDYQKNQAWTWEHQALVRGRFIAGDPKLKAKYEAVRHMILSLPRDAEALKKEVRDMREKMRASLVEKESGKFDLKQSKGGIADIEFIVQYGVLSQAEKFPALTTYTDNVRQLDGLAEAGFLSKENAKNLKAAYCAYRDYGHKQVLQDDRAVIEPSEVAALSAQVEALWASIMDA from the coding sequence ATGCATCCCGTCGAATCCGCCTTGACTGTCCCGGCCGAATTACAAGAAATTCATGCCGCCAATCTGCAAAAAATGACCGAAAGGCTGGCCGAGCTGAACCTTGCGCTGCCGGGTTCGCCCGCGCTTGCGGAGTCTTTGCCGAGAGTCTGGTGCGGCAGCGCGTTTGTCGCCGAACAATGCGGCAAAAGCCCGGACCTGCTGATCGATCTGATCGACTCCGGTGATTTGACTCGCGTTTATCCGGCGAATTTTTACCCGGACCAGCTGAATGCGCTGGCCGTCGATTCCGAAAATGCCCTGATGTCAGAGCTTAGGAAATTCCGCCGCCGCGAAATGGTCCGCATCGCCTGGCGCGATCTAGCCGGCTGGGCAGACCTTCAGGAAACGCTGATGGATTTGTCGCAGCTTGCGGATGCCTGCATCCGCCATGCGCTCGATTTTCTCTACCGGCAGGCGACCGAAAAACGCGGGACGCCGGTATTCAGGGACGGACGCCCGATGCAAATCATCGTGCTCGGCATGGGCAAGCTCGGCGCCTATGAACTGAATTATTCGTCCGACATCGATCTGATCTTCGCGTTTCCGGAGGAAGGCGCGCTGCAGGACCGCAAAGAAACCAGCTACAGCGAATTTTTCACCCGCCTCTGCCAGAGTCTGGTCCGGGTGCTCGACGACATTACCGCCGACGGTTTCGTGTTCCGCACCGATATCCGGCTGCGGCCCTATGGCGACAGCGGCGCGGTGATCATGACCTTCGACGGCATGGAAAACTATTATCTGACCCAGGCCAGGGAATGGGAGCGCTATGCGATGATCAAGGCGCGCCAGGTCGCCGGCGACTTCGAAGCCGGCAAGCAACTGATGGCGATGCTGCAAGCCTTCGTGTACAGGCGCTATCTCGATTACGGCGCCTTCGAGGAACTGCGTTCGCTGAAACGGCAGATTACCCAGGAATTGAAGCGCAAGGACCGGATGGAAAACGTCAAGCTCGGCCCCGGCGGCATCCGCGAGATCGAGTTTATCGGCCAGGCCTTTCAGCTGATTCGCGGCGGCAAGGAAAAGTCGCTGCAAGTGCGGGGGATCATGGACGTGTTGAAACGCCTCGGCGAATTGAATCTCTTGACCGCCGAGGACGCCGAGCAGTTGCAGCAGTCCTATCGCTTCCTGCGCATCGTCGAAAATCACATCCAGCAATATCAGGACAAACAGACGCATGATCTGCCTGTCTCCTCCGAGGCGCGATCGGCGTTGGCTTTTTCGCTCGGCTTTGCCTGCTGGGATGACTTCAAGCGGGAACTGGACCGGGTCAGAAGCGCCGTGCACGAGGTGTTCGGCCAAGTCTTCTCATTGGGCAAACAGGAGAGCCCGCAGGAAGCCGGCCGGCTGGCCTGGAACGGCGACAACGATGACGCCGAACGGCTGAAAGCCTACGGTTTTGCCGATGTCGAGGCGACGCTCGAAAACCTCGAGGCTTTTAAGGATTCGGCGCCGGTGCGGCGGCTGACCGCGAAGGGCGCGGCCGTGCTGGACCGTCTGATGCCGCAGGTGATCGAGGCGATGCGGGAATTTGAGCGGCCCGACGAGGTGTTCAAGCGTGTATTGGATATTTTCACCGCGGTCGCCGGCAGGACGGTCTACCTGACCTTGCTGTCCGAAAATCCACAGGCCTTATCGCTGTTGCTGCGGCTGGCCGCGGCCAGTCCCTGGATCTGCCGCTATCTGGCGCAATACCCGGTGGTGTTCGATGAACTGATCGATGCCCGCTCGCTGTTCGCGCCGCTGAACAAAAAGGACCTGGCCGCGCAACTGGACTGGCTGTTGCATTCGACCGATGCCGAGGACCTGGAGCAGGTGATGATTCTGCTGCGCCAGTTCAAACAACAGCAGGTGCTGAAGGTCGTGGCGGCCGACCTGATGGGCGCGATCCCTTTGATGGTGGTCAGCGATTACCTGACCTATATCGCCGAAAGCATCGTCGAAAAAGTCGTCGAACGCGCCTGGCTGGCGCTCGTGCAAAAGCACGGCACTCCGCCCGGCTGCGACAGCATGCAGAGCGGTTTTGCGGTGATCGGTCTCGGCAAGTTCGGCGGCATTGAACTTGGCTACGGCTCCGATCTCGATCTGGTGTTCATTTACGACTGTGCTGACGACAATGCGTTAACCTCTGGCGACAAGCCGATTTCAACGGCCCAGTTTTACGGCCGGCTCGGCCTGCGCGTCCGGCACATCCTCGACACCAAGATGCTGTCCGGCGTGTTGTATGAAGTCGACATGCGCCTGCGCCCGAACGGCGACTCCGGCCTCCTGGTCTGTCATATCAACGGCTATGAGGACTATCAGAAAAATCAGGCCTGGACCTGGGAGCACCAGGCGTTGGTCCGGGGACGCTTCATCGCCGGCGACCCGAAATTGAAAGCCAAATACGAAGCCGTCCGTCATATGATCCTGAGCCTCCCGAGAGACGCCGAGGCGTTGAAAAAAGAAGTCAGAGACATGCGCGAAAAGATGCGCGCCTCGCTGGTCGAGAAGGAAAGCGGCAAGTTCGACCTGAAGCAAAGCAAGGGCGGCATCGCCGACATCGAGTTCATCGTGCAGTACGGCGTGCTGAGTCAGGCGGAAAAATTTCCGGCGCTGACGACTTATACCGACAATGTCAGACAGTTGGACGGGTTGGCCGAAGCGGGTTTTCTTTCCAAGGAAAATGCGAAAAACCTGAAAGCCGCTTATTGCGCCTATCGCGATTATGGTCATAAGCAAGTGCTTCAGGACGACCGTGCGGTGATAGAACCCTCCGAAGTGGCGGCGCTGAGTGCGCAGGTTGAGGCGTTGTGGGCAAGCATCATGGACGCGTAG
- a CDS encoding Uma2 family endonuclease produces the protein MNQPAQRFATYEDLFDLPDHLIGEIIHGQLITQPRPAPKHALAGSGLGMKFGDPFQYGRGGPGGWWIMDEPELHLGPHILVPDLAGWRRERMPTLPDAAYFSLAPDWVCEVLSPGTARIDRAVKMPLYAAHEINWLWLLDPDIRTLEVYSLSNGHWLLEGTWKDDDAVRAAPFAEVVLQLDDLWAPEAKPPSGE, from the coding sequence ATGAACCAGCCCGCACAACGCTTCGCGACCTACGAAGACCTCTTCGATTTGCCCGACCATCTGATCGGTGAAATTATCCACGGCCAACTGATCACCCAACCCCGGCCGGCGCCCAAGCATGCTTTGGCGGGTTCCGGCCTGGGCATGAAATTCGGAGATCCGTTTCAATACGGACGCGGCGGTCCCGGCGGCTGGTGGATCATGGACGAGCCGGAACTGCATTTGGGACCGCATATTCTGGTTCCCGACCTCGCCGGCTGGCGGCGGGAACGCATGCCGACGCTGCCCGACGCGGCCTATTTCAGCCTCGCCCCCGACTGGGTCTGTGAAGTGCTGTCACCCGGTACCGCACGCATCGACCGTGCGGTCAAAATGCCCCTTTATGCCGCGCATGAGATCAACTGGCTCTGGCTGCTCGATCCCGATATCCGCACGCTGGAAGTTTACAGTTTGTCCAACGGCCATTGGCTGCTCGAAGGCACATGGAAAGATGACGACGCGGTGCGGGCAGCGCCGTTCGCCGAAGTGGTTTTGCAATTGGATGATTTGTGGGCGCCGGAGGCAAAACCCCCAAGTGGGGAGTGA
- a CDS encoding Hpt domain-containing protein: protein MHDDAPDYLQMILTKTRNDRQLALTIFSQLFAELPMQLDGIQNALNRQQYDLARQIIHKLHGSLSFCGLENIRKQAHSLEECLVSNNYGMISRYWFQLQQCAFEFTAQQQTLLEELTRETV, encoded by the coding sequence ATGCACGACGACGCCCCGGATTACCTCCAGATGATTCTGACCAAGACCCGTAACGACCGGCAGCTGGCGCTAACGATTTTCTCGCAGTTATTTGCAGAATTGCCGATGCAATTGGACGGCATACAGAATGCGCTGAATCGTCAACAATACGATCTCGCCCGCCAAATCATCCATAAACTGCACGGCTCGCTGAGTTTTTGCGGGCTCGAAAACATCCGGAAACAGGCGCACAGCCTCGAAGAGTGTCTGGTCAGCAACAATTATGGGATGATCAGCCGCTACTGGTTTCAGCTTCAGCAATGCGCGTTTGAATTCACCGCCCAGCAGCAAACGCTGCTGGAAGAGTTAACCAGGGAAACTGTTTAA
- a CDS encoding hydroxypyruvate isomerase family protein, with protein sequence MPRFTANLSMLFTEVELIDRFAAAREHGFNAIEIQFPYELGAETIKRKLAEQGLQLVLFNVPADDLLQGGEGLACVPEKQDQFREALALAVDYAKELRPAAINVLPGRCLDPARYADYLSTFKQNLCLAADAFSPLGVKTVFEAINSLDMPGFIIDTGAKMLAVLDELKRRDIFLQYDIYHMLRMGENPAAFIAEHAKRIGHIQFADCPGRGQPGTGHADWAALFSAIDQSGYDGWTGAEYKPSGATSTTLGWLNHYDHR encoded by the coding sequence ATGCCGCGTTTTACTGCGAACCTCAGCATGCTGTTTACCGAGGTCGAGCTGATCGACCGTTTCGCGGCCGCGCGCGAACACGGTTTTAACGCCATCGAGATTCAGTTTCCTTACGAACTCGGCGCGGAGACGATTAAGCGCAAGCTGGCCGAACAGGGTCTGCAACTGGTCCTGTTCAACGTGCCGGCCGATGATTTGTTGCAGGGCGGCGAAGGGCTAGCCTGCGTGCCGGAAAAACAGGATCAGTTCCGGGAAGCATTGGCGCTGGCTGTCGACTATGCGAAGGAGTTGCGGCCGGCCGCCATCAATGTATTGCCCGGCCGCTGTCTCGATCCGGCGCGCTACGCCGACTATCTGAGCACCTTCAAACAGAATCTTTGCCTGGCCGCCGACGCCTTCTCGCCTTTGGGCGTCAAGACCGTGTTCGAGGCGATCAACAGCCTCGATATGCCGGGCTTCATCATCGATACCGGCGCGAAGATGCTGGCGGTTCTGGACGAACTGAAACGAAGGGATATATTCCTGCAATACGACATCTACCACATGCTCAGGATGGGCGAAAATCCCGCCGCGTTTATCGCAGAGCATGCAAAGCGTATCGGCCATATCCAGTTTGCCGACTGTCCGGGACGCGGACAGCCCGGCACCGGCCATGCCGATTGGGCTGCGCTATTTTCGGCGATCGACCAATCAGGCTATGATGGCTGGACCGGGGCCGAATACAAGCCAAGCGGGGCAACTTCGACAACTCTTGGCTGGTTGAATCATTACGATCATCGGTAA
- a CDS encoding DUF4266 domain-containing protein: MNSFFSTKAAFLFAAIVILAGCAKVAPWERGNLAKPHMALDPYPLQSALRAHSYGAREAATGGSSSEGGGCGCY, encoded by the coding sequence ATGAATTCATTTTTCAGCACCAAAGCCGCGTTCCTGTTTGCGGCAATCGTCATTTTGGCAGGCTGTGCTAAGGTCGCGCCTTGGGAGCGCGGCAATCTTGCCAAACCACATATGGCGCTTGATCCGTACCCTCTACAAAGTGCATTGCGAGCCCATAGCTATGGAGCTCGCGAGGCCGCCACGGGAGGAAGCTCGTCCGAGGGAGGTGGATGTGGCTGCTATTAA
- a CDS encoding FAD:protein FMN transferase gives MGTPCEIQLFANTGQAARRAAEAAMADVARLEARYSRYRHDSFLSEINRVAAAGGRISVDDETAGLLNYAATCHEQSGGLFDITSGILRRAWRFDSGALPEQGLIDALLVKVGWDKVVWQPPVLEFPLPGIELDFGGVVKEYAADRAAGLCWSAGIRHGMINLGGDINVLGARADGSPWRIGIRHPRHKDALLQTVELARGAMASSGDYERCLTIEGVRYGHILNPRTGWPVRHLASVSVIADFCVVAGSASTIAMLKEAEGPAWLESLVLPHLWVDVNGEVGGTLLGETR, from the coding sequence ATGGGCACGCCTTGCGAGATTCAGCTTTTTGCGAACACAGGCCAGGCCGCCCGGCGCGCCGCCGAGGCCGCGATGGCCGATGTCGCCCGCCTGGAAGCGCGCTATTCGCGCTATCGCCATGACAGTTTTCTCTCCGAAATCAATCGCGTCGCGGCGGCGGGCGGCCGCATCAGCGTCGACGACGAAACCGCCGGCCTGCTGAATTATGCCGCCACCTGCCATGAACAAAGCGGCGGACTGTTCGATATTACCTCCGGAATTCTGCGGCGCGCCTGGCGCTTTGACAGCGGCGCCTTGCCTGAGCAAGGCTTGATCGACGCACTGCTCGTGAAAGTCGGCTGGGATAAAGTCGTCTGGCAACCGCCGGTTCTCGAATTTCCGTTGCCCGGCATCGAACTCGATTTCGGCGGCGTGGTGAAGGAATACGCCGCCGACCGCGCCGCCGGCCTGTGCTGGTCGGCGGGAATCCGGCACGGGATGATCAATCTGGGCGGCGATATCAACGTGCTGGGGGCGCGCGCGGACGGCAGCCCCTGGCGGATCGGAATTCGCCATCCGCGCCACAAAGACGCGCTGTTGCAAACGGTGGAATTGGCCCGCGGCGCGATGGCCAGCAGCGGCGATTACGAGCGCTGTCTGACCATCGAGGGCGTGCGCTATGGGCACATTTTGAATCCGCGCACCGGCTGGCCGGTCAGGCATCTGGCGTCGGTCAGCGTGATTGCCGATTTCTGCGTGGTGGCCGGCAGCGCCTCGACCATTGCGATGCTGAAAGAGGCAGAGGGCCCGGCCTGGCTGGAGTCGCTCGTGCTGCCGCATCTTTGGGTCGATGTGAACGGCGAGGTGGGCG
- a CDS encoding TlpA family protein disulfide reductase encodes MNDLLARAKIPAAQTVFSAILSLIPVQALLAVDVGQKAPECALNGLSDGQSYDAKALRGKVVYIDFWASWCGPCAKSFPFLAELSGDLKGKGLEVIGVNLDENLEDAKTFVSQFPVNFMLAKDSTEQCASAYDVKAMPSSYLIGRDGIVRHVHMGFRSDEGAELRKTVEALLAEKPAGG; translated from the coding sequence ATGAATGATTTACTTGCACGGGCGAAAATACCTGCCGCCCAAACCGTATTCAGTGCGATTCTGTCGCTTATTCCCGTTCAAGCCCTATTGGCGGTTGATGTGGGGCAGAAGGCGCCTGAATGCGCATTAAATGGGCTAAGTGATGGGCAAAGCTATGATGCCAAAGCGCTTCGCGGCAAGGTAGTCTATATAGATTTTTGGGCGTCATGGTGCGGCCCATGCGCAAAATCCTTTCCTTTCCTGGCCGAATTGTCTGGTGATCTCAAAGGCAAGGGGCTAGAAGTGATAGGCGTCAATTTGGATGAAAATCTAGAGGATGCTAAAACTTTTGTCAGCCAATTCCCGGTGAATTTCATGCTCGCCAAAGATTCCACGGAGCAGTGTGCGAGTGCCTACGATGTGAAAGCCATGCCGTCTTCTTACTTGATTGGGCGTGATGGTATCGTGCGCCATGTGCACATGGGTTTTCGCTCGGATGAGGGCGCGGAGCTGCGTAAAACAGTCGAAGCGTTATTAGCAGAGAAGCCGGCCGGCGGTTAA
- a CDS encoding NAD(P)-dependent oxidoreductase → MSEFNPTLGFIGIGLMGKPLTLRLLQHGFRVHVWNRSPEKLQAVVAAGAEACASIAELVRASDVVITCLADTQAVEWALQQGIIDHGAPDKLLIDLSSIDPNQTRTFAAALHENCGMGWVDAPVSGGVGGAEQGTLAIMAGGLPDHIDIARRVLQPLYKQLTHMGPVGSGQTTKICNQMIVSCNMLVIAEMIALAKAAGVDAEKIPAALAGGFADSKPLQIAGPEMALELFEPVKWRVKTLLKDLQMATELARQLGNALPMSGLAAQLMQLHGSRGYLEQDPATLIKLYGKD, encoded by the coding sequence ATGTCAGAATTTAATCCCACCCTCGGCTTCATCGGTATCGGTCTGATGGGCAAGCCGCTGACGCTGAGGCTTTTGCAGCACGGCTTTCGGGTCCACGTCTGGAACCGCAGCCCGGAAAAACTGCAAGCTGTCGTCGCAGCTGGCGCAGAGGCCTGCGCGAGCATCGCCGAACTGGTGCGCGCCTCCGATGTGGTGATCACCTGTCTGGCCGACACCCAGGCGGTCGAATGGGCGCTGCAGCAGGGCATCATCGATCACGGCGCGCCGGACAAACTGCTGATCGACCTGTCCAGCATCGATCCGAACCAGACCCGCACCTTTGCGGCCGCGCTGCACGAAAACTGCGGCATGGGCTGGGTCGATGCGCCGGTATCCGGCGGCGTCGGCGGCGCCGAACAGGGCACTCTCGCGATCATGGCGGGAGGACTCCCCGATCATATCGACATCGCCCGCCGGGTGCTGCAACCGTTATACAAACAACTGACCCACATGGGCCCGGTCGGCAGCGGCCAGACCACCAAAATCTGCAATCAGATGATCGTCAGCTGCAACATGCTGGTGATCGCCGAAATGATCGCGCTGGCCAAAGCCGCCGGCGTCGATGCGGAAAAAATCCCGGCAGCGCTGGCCGGCGGCTTTGCCGACTCGAAGCCTTTGCAGATCGCCGGCCCCGAAATGGCGCTCGAACTTTTCGAGCCGGTCAAATGGCGCGTGAAGACCTTGTTGAAGGATTTGCAGATGGCGACCGAACTGGCCAGACAATTGGGCAATGCGCTGCCGATGTCGGGCCTCGCCGCGCAATTGATGCAGCTGCACGGCAGCCGAGGTTATCTGGAGCAGGACCCGGCCACATTGATCAAACTTTACGGGAAAGACTGA